One Aspergillus oryzae RIB40 DNA, chromosome 2 genomic window carries:
- a CDS encoding FAD-binding oxidoreductase (proteins containing the FAD binding domain) gives MTSTSFRTIFSGRTSLTPRDVLKKQTQNMLRVGARAGRPLRQAASSGLTGSRFRSQKISGPLVSRVFMSVGPQGGQESGIAKPPEPAVASTTPLNEFPAPCHDTSSSNIQGAVEEFVGILGKDNVISDKEALAPYSTSEWSSYSPSKTEVSSVVVCPSTTKEVSRVMEVCHRRRLPVTAYAGGTSLEGHFAPTRGGVCIDFQGMDQILTVHKDDLDVVVQPAVQWEVLNEELAKDGLFFPPDPGPGAMIGGMVGTGCSGTNAYHYGTMRDWVLSLTVVLADGTIIKTRQRPRKSSAGYDLTRIFIGSEGTLGLVTEATLKLAVKPMNEAVAVASFPSVRDAASCVSEVVKKGVNIAAVELLDDVQMKCINTSQTTSRSWDEAPTLFFKFSGAPGEVKEKIAIVQELAENANKKTFTFARDSEEVDELWSARKVALWSILQMKQQPTDHVWTTDVAVPMSRLPDIIEQTREEISASGLLGGIVGHVGDGNFHAMLLFNDDQRQVAESVVHNMVKRAVEMEGTVTGEHGVGMVKRDYLEHEVGKTTVDTMRRFKQALDPLCLLNCDKVVRVQVPKQGEVPEW, from the exons ATGACGTCAACGAGCTTTCGTACCATTTTTTCGGGGAGAACCAGTCTAACCCCGAGAGACGTACT aaaaaaacaaacgCAAAACATGTTAAGGGTTGGCGCAAGGGCAGGTCGCCCTCTAAGGCAGGCCGCCTCTTCCGGTCTTACCGGGTCGAGATTTCGCTCGCAAAAGATAAGCGGGCCTTTAGTCTCAAGGGTTTTCATGTCGGTGGGTCCTCAAGGCGGGCAGGAGTCTG GCATTGCAAAACCCCCGGAACCAGCAGTGGCATCTACTACGCCGCTCAATGAGTTTCCGGCACCATGCCACGAtacttcttcctccaacaTCCAAGGAGCAGTTGAAGAGTTCGTTGGTATCCTAGGTAAGGACAACGTCATCAGTGACAAGGAAGCTTTGGCACCCTACTCCACTTCCGAGTGGTCATCTTATTCTCCCAGTAAAACCGAAGTCTCCTCAGTAGTTGTTTGCCCTTCGACTACAAAAGAGGTTTCCCGCGTGATGGAAGTCTGTCACCGACGCCGACTTCCAGTGACAGCATATGCAGGGGGGACGAGTCTGGAGGGACACTTTGCGCCGACTAGAGGAGGGGTCTGCATTGACTTCCAAGGCATGGACCAAATATTAACTGTGCACAAAGATGatctggatgttgtagtACAGCCTGCAGTGCAGTGGGAAGTATTGAACGAAGAGCTCGCCAAGGATGGGCTCTTTTTCCCTCCAGACCCTGGCCCCGGCGCAATGATCGGTGGTATGGTCGGTACTGGCTGTTCCGGAACAAACGCTTATCATTATGGGACAATGCGTGACTGGGTACTGTCTCTGACTGTTGTTCTGGCCGATGGGACAATTATCAAGACCAGGCAGAGGCCACGGAAATCTAGCGCCGGTTATGATCTGACTAGGATATTCATCGGCAGTGAGGGTACACTTGGCCTGGTCACAGAAGCGACATTGAAGCTAGCTGTCAAGCCGATGAATGAAGCAGTGGCAGTTGCATCTTTCCCGTCCGTGCGGGATGCAGCCAGCTGTGTATCCGAAGTGGTCAAAAAGGGGGTAAATATTGCCGCCGTGGAGCTCCTTGATGACGTTCAGATGAAGTGCATCAACACGAGTCAAACAACGAGTCGTTCGTGGGACGAGGCCCCAACATTGTTTTTCAAGTTCTCTGGAGCGCCCGGTGaagtgaaggagaagattgcgATCGTTCAGGAATTAGCTGAGAATGCTAATAAGAAGACTTTCACATTTGCCCGCGATtcggaggaggttgatgagtTGTGGAGTGCAAGAAAAGTCGCGCTGTGGAGTATTCTGCAGATGAAACAGCAGCCAACGGATCATGTCTGGACTACCGATGTAGCTGTGCCAATGAGCAGACTGCCCGATATCATCGAGCAAACTAGAGAGGAGATTTCTGCCAGCGGGTTACTTGGAGGCATAGTTGGTCATGTAGGTGACGGCAACTTCCATG CAATGCTCCTCTTTAATGATGATCAACGCCAGGTAGCAGAGAGTGTTGTTCACAACATGGTTAAGCGTGCTGTGGAAATGGAGGGGACTGTAACTGGGGAGCATGGAGTGggaatggtgaagagggaCTATCTGGAGCATGAAGTCGGGAAGACAACAGTCGATACTATGCGCAGA TTTAAACAAGCTCTTGACCCTCTTTGCCTGCTCAATTGTGATAAGGTTGTGAGAGTTCAAGTCCCAAAGCAGGGAGAAGTTCCCGAGTGGTAA
- a CDS encoding uncharacterized protein (predicted protein) → MRKVFTGFVQKLEEQYIPLVIPDSLKQDGPTSSLAERYMKSFLAVDDRLEMPPMQTLLPHLWGSDIEWMYTIDLDRELLGVDHSVYLKLSKIPREGRWHQYLDVDENRRRRVFQKETPESIVGDIALKPSVNSDLTAKYTSIGIEPMSLKGFHGSIDMLLPREALLLSTFSCIYKSFKKLLDPFILEWTPESFSFQEIAFALLSIAAGEVTFESIRALDKSYEREGYYILPDGHLLPCFLYERHFPGVEPGSAPRNRTYWFSNVLVHLASRLDVVDVEKAAVIEVVDAGLDQGLDEFYAMVFSISDVILVHVQKGGGRVRVQRSDLMPLFYFDEELSNYLNGPRTRPAQDTQPPTPGTNANHALQCKIQKGGDASRFSEASDGSDDMKTVIEDEHKNVDITFTSMIRFLDIAARLHLADAKSRRVPNEILTSVMHFTDTRTYKNLANVSASCRQLSDRKFRLNDGYDVVGIDAQNMGSPRRLIIEDIQTGKRFYSEVQHLDLLFCRNTDKGMLDLYIVIGEETTRRSVISLAALQFPKLLPKDTPCTNEVQQPIL, encoded by the coding sequence ATGCGAAAGGTATTCACCGGATTTGTCCAAAAGCTCGAAGAACAGTATATTCCACTTGTCATCCCTGATTCTCTCAAGCAAGACGGCCCTACATCCTCTCTTGCCGAGAGGTACATGAAGAGCTTCCTTGCCGTTGATGACAGGCTTGAGATGCCACCAATGCAAACTCTATTACCTCATCTGTGGGGAAGCGACATCGAGTGGATGTACACAATCGATCTTGACCGTGAGCTTCTGGGCGTCGACCACTCAGTGTATCTCAAACTATCTAAGATCCCACGTGAGGGACGGTGGCATCAGTACCTTGATGTAGACGAGAATCGCCGCCGTAGGGTATTCCAGAAGGAGACCCCAGAAAGTATTGTTGGCGATATTGCCTTGAAACCGAGCGTAAACAGCGATTTAACGGCCAAATATACATCCATAGGCATTGAACCAATGTCATTAAAGGGtttccatggttcaatcGACATGCTGCTTCCCCGCGAGGCTCTGCTGCTGAGTACTTTCTCATGTATTTATAAATCGTTTAAGAAACTCCTGGATCCGTTCATCTTGGAGTGGACACCTGAGAGCTTTTCGTTCCAGGAAATAGCATTTGCGCTTCTGTCAATTGCTGCTGGTGAAGTGACCTTCGAGTCCATCCGCGCTCTCGATAAAAGCTACGAAAGGGAGGGCTACTACATACTTCCAGATGGTCACTTGCTTCCATGTTTCCTATATGAGCGCCATTTTCCCGGTGTTGAGCCTGGATCAGCACCTCGAAACCGTACCTATTGGTTCAGCAATGTCCTCGTACACCTAGCTTCTAGACTGGACGTAGTCGATGTTGAAAAGGCAGCGGTTATCGAGGTGGTAGACGCCGGACTTGACCAAGGTTTGGATGAATTCTAtgccatggtcttctcaatTTCGGACGTTATCCTTGTTCATGTTCAGAAGGGGGGTGGTAGGGTGCGTGTTCAGAGGTCAGACTTGATGCCTTTGTTCTACTTCGATGAAGAGCTCTCCAATTATCTAAATGGACCTCGCACAAGGCCAGCGCAAGATACCCAGCCGCCTACGCCAGGAACCAATGCCAATCATGCATTGCAATGTAAGATACAGAAGGGGGGTGATGCTTCTCGTTTCAGCGAGGCGAGCGACGGCAGTGATGACATGAAGACTGTGATTGAGGATGAACATAAAAATGTCGATATTACCTTCACATCGATGATACGTTTCCTGGATATAGCCGCCCGACTGCATTTGGCGGATGCGAAGTCACGCAGAGTCCCCAATGAAATTCTAACTTCCGTCATGCATTTTACAGACACTCGAACATACAAAAACCTGGCCAATGTGTCTGCCAGCTGTCGGCAATTGAGTGATCGCAAGTTTCGTCTAAATGATGGCTACGATGTGGTCGGTATTGACGCCCAAAACATGGGATCCCCCCGTCGGCTCATTATTGAAGATATACAAACGGGGAAGAGGTTCTACTCCGAAGTACAGCACTTGGATTTACTTTTCTGTCGCAATACCGACAAGGGCATGCTAGATTTGTATATTGtgattggagaagaaactACCAGGAGGAGTGTCATAAGCTTGGCAGCCTTGCAGTTCCCAAAGTTGCTTCCGAAAGACACGCCCTGTACCAATGAAGTCCAGCAGCCCATCTTGTAA
- a CDS encoding uncharacterized protein (predicted protein): protein MIQRETRHPEVAQFVQISGAQYRCLLPPGYRKLGMYHCFCNGLQAFLRHPQDESHEEWRKTIEYAVHQLSHLEQWPDSVFIVRGRPAIITFGTRVKLFYYIYHREEAPVVPQNASPTSIQFAASCTDLEPKHRLVQLIPGSEPIDLHHKDDRAKLEHWFKVFCDKEDLETEWDPITGEYITMAREVGNTE, encoded by the coding sequence ATGATCCAACGTGAGACTAGACACCCTGAGGTGGCACAATTTGTGCAGATAAGTGGCGCCCAGTACCGATGCCTCCTCCCGCCAGGGTACCGTAAGCTGGGCATGTACCACTGTTTCTGCAATGGCCTCCAAGCCTTTCTGCGCCACCCACAAGACGAAAGTCATGAGGAATGGAGGAAGACAATCGAATATGCGGTGCACCAGCTTAGTCACTTAGAACAGTGGCCCGACTCTGTGTTTATTGTACGAGGGCGCCCTGCGATTATAACGTTCGGTACGAGGGTGAAACTATTTTACTACATCTATCACCGTGAAGAGGCACCTGTTGTCCCACAGAATGCAAGTCCCACCAGTATTCAGTTTGCGGCATCTTGTACCGACCTGGAGCCGAAGCATCGCCTAGTGCAGCTTATTCCTGGGAGCGAGCCGATCGACTTGCATCACAAAGATGACCGCGCAAAGCTTGAACATTGGTTCAAAGTCTTCTGCGACAAAGAGGATTTAGAAACAGAATGGGATCCGATCACTGGAGAATACATCACCATGGCTCGGGAAGTCGGGAATACTGAGTAA
- a CDS encoding gluconokinase (gluconate kinase) — MLSAGERPQPAIGKNAAATRAQSSLSHSPAPMWSVQPKPEQVQHIWVVTGPAGCGKSTVGRGLQAALNVPFLEGDDFHSQKNKEKMGSGIPLTDADRWDWLISLRNAAIKALSPSEANNFHPPSGVVVACSALKQKYRDVMRVAAYGTPSVQIHFVYLKLDENALLQRVAARQAHYMKSTMVQSQLQDLEEPKGEWDALTIDAHVPQEQVMREVLEAVRDKLAEYQ; from the exons ATGCTCTCTGCCGGAGAAAGGCCCCAGCCGGCTATCGGCAAGAATGCCGCTGCCACTCGCGCCCAATCATCCCTGAGTCACTCGCCCGCCCCGATGTGGTCCGTCCAACCCAAGCCGGAGCAAGTCCAACACATCTGGGTCGTAACAGGTCCTGCCGGTTGTGGAAAGAGTACGGTTGGACGAGGCCTGCAGGCCGCGCTGAACGTCCCATTCCttgaaggagatgat TTCCACTcgcaaaagaacaaagaaaagatgggcAGCGGCATCCCTCTCACAGACGCAGACCGCTGGGACTGGCTCATCTCGCTCCGCAATGCAGCCATCAAGGCCCTCTCGCCCTCGGAAGCAAACAACTTCCACCCCCCGTCGGGCGTGGTGGTTGCCTGCTCGGCCCTGAAGCAAAAGTACCGTGATGTCATGCGTGTGGCTGCTTACGGCACGCCATCCGTGCAGATCCACTTCGTTTACCTGAAGTTGGATGAGAATGCCCTTCTGCAACGTGTCGCCGCCCGCCAGGCTCATTACATGAAGAGCACAATGGTCCAGTCGCAGCTGCAGGATCTCGAGGAGCCCAAGGGCGAATGGGATGCGCTGACCATTGATGCTCATGTGCCACAGGAGCAGGTTATGCGGGAGGTTCTGGAAGCGGTGAGGGATAAGCTTGCTGAGTATCAGTAG